One genomic window of Cannabis sativa cultivar Pink pepper isolate KNU-18-1 chromosome 2, ASM2916894v1, whole genome shotgun sequence includes the following:
- the LOC115719757 gene encoding protein PTST homolog 3, chloroplastic-like — MAATLYHFPTFNSLHPYKLFFLNPSKRQELKLARYTQQNPPHKRCRFRVSSVKKSRKMKDNVELCKEIREFMAVVGLPESHVPTMKDFSQRGRSDLAYIVRRRGYKLIGELLASSNKTDSEGFILEKRGNENKDADVVDGDGEVKDEEDSVVVGDFPSSIEASVEGNCSSNLVMDINANSDDYYHVPVEGINL, encoded by the exons ATGGCAGCCACCCTTTACCATTTCCCAACCTTTAACTCTCTTCacccgtataaactcttcttcTTGAACCCAAGTAAACGGCAAGAACTCAAGCTAGCCCGGTACACCCAGCAAAACCCACCTCACAAACGCTGCAGATTTCGAGTATCTTCTGTTAAGAAATCCAG AAAAATGAAAGACAATGTGGAGCTCTGCAAAGAAATACGAGAGTTTATGGCTGTGGTTGGACTACCGGAGAGTCATGTACCCACCATGAAAGATTTTTCCCAGCGTGGAAG GAGTGATCTTGCATACATTGTTAGGCGAAGAGGGTATAAACTGATTGGAGAGCTTCTTGCAAGTTCAAATAAAACAGATTCTGAAGGGTTTATTTTGGAGAAAAGGGGAAATGAAAATAAAGATGCAGATGTAGTAGATGGTGATGGTGAAGTTAAG GATGAGGAGGACAGCGTTGTGGTTGGAGATTTTCCATCATCAATTGAAGCTTCTGTGGAGGGAAACTGTTCTAGCAATTTGGTTATGGATATAAATGCCAATTCAGATGACTATTATCATGTGCCTGTAGAAGGCATCAATTTATGA